In Hwangdonia lutea, a single window of DNA contains:
- the trxA gene encoding thioredoxin — translation MALEITDATFEETVLKSDKPVLVDFWAAWCGPCRMVGPVIEEISGEYEGKAVVGKVDVDANQEFAAKYGVRNIPTVLVFQNGEVVGRQVGVAPKNAYTDAIDALL, via the coding sequence ATGGCATTAGAAATAACAGATGCAACGTTTGAAGAAACAGTTTTAAAAAGCGATAAGCCTGTACTAGTTGACTTTTGGGCAGCGTGGTGTGGACCGTGTAGAATGGTTGGCCCAGTTATTGAAGAAATTAGTGGCGAATACGAAGGTAAAGCTGTTGTAGGTAAAGTTGATGTTGATGCAAATCAGGAATTTGCCGCAAAATACGGTGTGCGTAACATCCCTACGGTATTGGTTTTCCAAAACGGAGAAGTTGTTGGAAGACAAGTTGGTGTAGCGCCTAAAAATGCTTATACTGATGCTATTGATGCGCTTTTGTAA
- a CDS encoding ClpP family protease: MDKNKVQDAIDSKLIEARKVFLWGQVDDDSAKHVIDRLLYLDALETKDIHLYINSPGGYVTSGFAIYDCMKSLNSEVSTICTGLAASMGSILLSAGQKGKRFIQPHARVMIHQPSGGARGQASNIEIQAKEILKTKELGAQILADNCGQSFEKIMKDFNRDYWMGAEESVAYGIVDAVI; encoded by the coding sequence ATGGACAAAAATAAAGTTCAGGATGCTATTGATAGCAAATTAATTGAAGCGCGCAAAGTGTTTTTGTGGGGACAGGTTGATGACGATTCTGCAAAACATGTTATAGACAGGTTACTGTATTTAGATGCTTTGGAAACCAAGGATATACATTTATATATAAATAGCCCAGGCGGTTACGTAACCTCTGGTTTTGCTATTTACGATTGTATGAAATCGTTAAACAGCGAGGTTTCTACAATTTGCACAGGTTTAGCGGCATCAATGGGTTCTATTTTACTATCGGCTGGCCAAAAAGGCAAACGTTTTATACAACCCCACGCACGTGTAATGATTCATCAACCCAGTGGTGGCGCACGAGGGCAAGCTTCGAATATAGAAATTCAGGCCAAGGAAATACTTAAAACCAAAGAACTTGGAGCTCAAATTTTAGCCGATAATTGTGGGCAATCATTTGAAAAAATAATGAAAGATTTTAATCGCGATTATTGGATGGGCGCTGAAGAATCGGTTGCTTATGGGATTGTTGACGCGGTTATTTAG